The following are encoded together in the Vespa crabro chromosome 12, iyVesCrab1.2, whole genome shotgun sequence genome:
- the LOC124428364 gene encoding cytochrome P450 4C1-like, with the protein MFNIINGILGPKAFPIIGNAHLFIGDTTAIFKQIINLGKNYQLMWRVWIGAKLLVIVENPEYIKTVLNSPNITDKSEEYEKLKPVVSNGLLTAPASVWDSHRKVLNKMFLLKNIKSHIDVFINHSIALMEKLETFVGGELDIFDYVFRRTLDIIYDVTLDTQLNSLTNPDCKLAESIKCLMDISIERIVKLWLHPNIIFYNTASGKKFQASLAYLDNVTNKIIKEKMESMLRSKINRQLTAEKLGIRQKQKTLFDFLFELSNEREVYTENDIRDEMNTIIIAGSETSATTISFVLLMLATFREIQDEVYEEVNRIYCSDDPKYVPMTYNDIKSMKLLERVIKETLRLFPVGPAFGRKVTHDIKVTKNWTIPKGCSVLFFIYKLHRSAKYWPRPLVFDPDRFLPERNCSTYYFPFSYGRRNCIAEQVLVRVIRTKLERHTYLVVEEEKKHHGRRTKRDLKGSISSLKVCELLQRLTQ; encoded by the exons atgtttaatattatcaacggCATTCTTGGACCAAAAGCATTTCCTATAATAGGAAATGCTCATCTGTTTATTGGCGACACAACAG ctatatttaaacaaataataaatcttggtaagaattatcaattaatgTGGCGTGTATGGATAGGCGCGAAATTACTTGTAATAGTGGAAAATCCTGAATATATCAAG ACTGTACTCAATAGTCCAAATATTACTGATAAGAGCGAggaatatgaaaaattgaaaccTGTTGTGAGCAATGGATTGTTAACTGCTCCAG CATCAGTATGGGATTCACATCgaaaagttttaaataaaatgttccttttgaaaaatataaagtcaCATATAgatgtatttattaatcattctaTCGCATTAATGGAAAAATTGGAAACTTTTGTTGGAGGAGAATTAGACATTTTTGATTATGTCTTTCGCCGTACTTTGGATATAATATATG ATGTCACGCTGGATACGCAACTAAATTCGCTGACAAATCCGGATTGTAAATTAGCTGAATCAATAAaatg TTTGATGGATATATCAATAGAAAGAATCGTTAAATTATGGTTACATCcgaacataattttttataacactGCTAGTGGAAAGAAATTTCAGGCGTCCTTGGCTTACCTGGATAACGTAACAAACAAG ataatcaaagaaaaaatggaatcTATGTTAAGAAGTAAAATTAATCGGCAATTGACGGCGGAAAAGTTAGGTATAA GACAAAAACAGAAGAcacttttcgattttttattcgagTTATCAAACGAAAGAGAAGTATATACGGAGAATGATATTCGCGATGAAatgaatacaataattatagct GGAAGCGAAACTTCAGCCACAACCATTAGCTTTGTCCTCTTAATGCTTGCAACATTCCGGGAAATtcaa GACGAAGTATATGAGGAAGTTAATCGAATTTACTGCTCGGACGATCCAAAATATGTTCCAATgacatataatgatattaaaagtatgAAACTTTTGGAACGTGTGATAAAGGAAACATTACGTCTATTTCCTGTAGGTCCTGCCTTCGGCCGGAAAGTAACGCATGATATAAAAG ttACTAAAAATTGGACTATACCGAAAGGATGTtcagtattatttttcatctataAACTACATAGAAGTGCGAAATATTGGCCACGGCCATTAGTATTTGATCCCGATAGGTTCCTACCGGAAAGGAATTGTTCTACGTATTACTTTCCATTTAGTTACGGTCGAAGAAATTGCATAG ctgaGCAGGTTCTAGTAAGGGTTATTCGCACTAAATTAGAACGGCACACGTACTTGgtggtagaagaagaaaaaaaacaccaCGGTAGAAGAACTAAGAGAGATCTTAAAGGCAGCATTTCATCCCTCAAGGTCTGTGAATTACTACAAAGGCTTACTCAATAG